The Lentisphaera araneosa HTCC2155 genome includes the window AGGCTTGTGCATTGAATCATGATGTCATGTTCTTTGCATATATAATGATAGGAAGAAAGGTCTGCAGAAGCGATAAATTTGGTCTCACATTTGGGGTTCATGACCGATGCCGTATCTAGTAAAAGTTGCGCATTAGCTTCACTTCTATTGATAACTGTAATGGCCGCTGCACCAGATTTTGCGATTCTCGCAGCAGCTGCTCGAGCCGCTCCTCCTGCACCGATAAATAAAACTCTTTTGCCTTTAAGGTCGACACCAAACTCTTCTTGGATAGCTGTCTCGATTCCGTAGCCATCTGTACTATAGCCGTGAAGTTCACCGTTTTCGTGGACAACTACTGTATTGACACTCTGACAAGCCATAGCTTCCTCGTCCACCCAATCTAATAAAGGGATTATATCTGCTTTTAAAGGAACAGTGCAATTCCAGCCTTTATAGGACTGAGCTTTCAAATCTTCAATGATAGAGGAAATCTTTTCAGGTGGGCATTCAACTAGATTGTAATGAGCATCTAACTTTGTTTCTTTAAAGGCCGGATTATGAATACTCGGTGAGAGTGAGTGATTAACCGGCCAGCCGATTAGTCCGTATTTTTGCATCGTGTTATGTGTCCTGTGTAATAATATTATTCTTAGATTAACTAAGTTAGATTCTAATTCAATCATTTTAGTCTCATATATAAAGGAGAAAATCACTTTATTTAAGTGGGGCGGAACTCTATTTGTGTGGAGTTGTGAGCTTAGTTTGGGCTAAAATGACTTTTCTTAGAAAAAGATCACTTAGCATCAAAAAGCTCTAAGTGATTGATTTAAAAGGTTTATGTCTAAATGGGGACAATTGTGATGTTAAGTTTTTTAAGAAAAAGTCAAGAAAAGATTAAAAAGCGGGTTGCGGAAAAAAGAACTGGCGATAACCTAAGGGCCTCGTCAGAAACGGCGAGAACAAAACGAAGCCGAAAGCGCGCTAATCGAGTAAGAAAAAGAAGATGTTTGATAGTTGAATTAT containing:
- the aroE gene encoding shikimate dehydrogenase, giving the protein MQKYGLIGWPVNHSLSPSIHNPAFKETKLDAHYNLVECPPEKISSIIEDLKAQSYKGWNCTVPLKADIIPLLDWVDEEAMACQSVNTVVVHENGELHGYSTDGYGIETAIQEEFGVDLKGKRVLFIGAGGAARAAAARIAKSGAAAITVINRSEANAQLLLDTASVMNPKCETKFIASADLSSYHYICKEHDIMIQCTSLGLKDGDPSPFPSNLLVPSILVMDMIYKETPFQVAAKKAGCKTAGGLGMLLHQGVKSWEMWTQQEAPVELMRESLTSAAYPHD